From Podospora bellae-mahoneyi strain CBS 112042 chromosome 3, whole genome shotgun sequence, the proteins below share one genomic window:
- the HDA1 gene encoding Histone deacetylase hda1 (BUSCO:EOG09263E5F; COG:B; EggNog:ENOG503NTWF) produces the protein MTGRLLQVPASRRLISDQSLTISSHALETGHVAGHCAYHSSISLLLCLAHILKPSALFALCTYLFHLPGHYLCLSSRLVANKSQTNLPSLQHLRFASSICWPGPRGIMDVDQDVVMDGTADAPSIQSANGYSEPTSKSGGSSLETPNGHSAESSAEGTSSMSGEPGYPERFRRKGILPTGCCYDDRMKLHANADFGPNPHHPEDPSRIEVIMRIFKKHGLLFTGTDAELIDVINNRPTSYMWRIPAREATEEEIRTVHRVEHFNWVKALSTKTTHELRDISAMMDQGRESLYVGSMTYEASLISAGGAIETCKAVVTGTVKNAFAVIRPPGHHAEYDQPMGFCLFNNVPIAAKVCQKEYPDICRRVMILDWDVHHGNGIQNMFYEDPNILYISLHVYKNGDFYPGKPDNPMIPDGGMEQCGAGNGLGKNINIAWHDQGMGDGEYMAAFQKIVMPIGHEFNPDLVIISAGFDAAAGDELGACFVSPACYAHMTHMLMSLAGGKVAVCLEGGYNLTAISKSALAVAQTLMGEPPPQMQIPRISREASKVLAKVQAYQAPYWECMRPGIIDVTEMTKNDSSRLHDVIRSSQKEKLSKYGMLPLYIQRDIIFRSFENQVLVTKGVQSAKKLLLIVHDPPELHGQPDPLDNSLEPHNSWVSDGVAKYIDWACNNDFGVIDINVPPYITRTDDTEHFTPRMDEKTLQMHLQELMCYIWDNYLQLYDGADEIYLMGVGNAYLGIKVLLINRNVRNRIAGIVNFVDGSLRPVKSDVDEDLSSWYKDNSQVYVANDHACWSDPDLTRKVMKRRFGNAIRSEVNGLAPMMNTHFKDVLRFIAEQARKLHGGETTEDEGNRRG, from the exons ATGACCGGGAGACTGCTGCAAGTGCCAGCCTCCCGTCGTCTCATCTCCGACCAGTCTTTGACCATTTCATCTCACGCACTTGAAACGGGTCACGTAGCTGGGCACTGTGCTTATCATAGCTCTATATCTTTGCTCCTCTGCCTAGCTCATATCCTCAAGCCTTCTGCCTTGTTTGCCCTTTGCACCTATCTTTTTCACCTTCCTGGACACTACCTCTGTTTATCTTCAAGACTCGTCGCTAACAAAAGCCAGACAAACTTGCCAAGTCTACAACACCTTCGCTTCGCCTCTTCCATTTGCTGGCCAGGTCCTCGCGGCATCATGGACGTTGACCAAGATGTTGTGATGGATGGGACCGCGGATGCGCCTTCTATACAGTCCGCCAATGGCTACTCAGAACCAACGTCCAAGTCGGGAGGGAGCTCTCTGGAGACACCAAACGGCCACAGCGCCGAGAGCAGTGCCGAAGGGACATCTTCCATGAGTGGCGAGCCTGGCTATCCTGAACGTTTCCGACGAAAAGGGATCCTACCAACCGGTTGCTGTTACGATGACCGCATGAAGCTCCATGCCAACGCGGATTTCGGGccaaaccctcaccacccagaAGACCCATCGCGTATCGAGGTCATTATGAGGATCTTCAAAAAGCACGGTCTCCTGTTTACGGGAACAGATGCCGAGCTCATCGATGTCATTAACAACAGACCAACCAGCTACATGTGGAGGATTCCTGCAAGGGAAGcgacagaagaagagatcCGTACTGTTCATAGAGTCGAACATTTCAACTGGGTCAAGGCTCTGTCCACCAAGACCACGCACGAACTCCGCGATATCTCAGCCATGATGGACCAAGGTCGCGAGTCCCTCTATGTTGGTAGTATGACATACGAGGCCTCTCTGATCTCGGCCGGTGGTGCCATCGAAACCTGCAAGGCTGTCGTTACCGGCACCGTCAAGAATGCCTTCGCTGTTATCCGACCACCAGGACATCACGCAGAGTACGACCAGCCTATGGGTTTCTGTTTATTCAACAACGTACCGATTGCGGCCAAAGTCTGCCAGAAGGAGTACCCCGACATTTGCCGCCGCGTCATGATTCTCGATTGGGATGTCCACCACGGCAACGGCATTCAGAACATGTTTTACGAGGATCCCAACATTCTCTACATATCTTTGCATGTTTACAAGAACGGAGACTTTTACCCAGGAAAGCCTGATAACCCCATGATTCCGGATGGCGGGATGGAGCAATGCGGTGCTGGAAACGGGCTCGGCAAGAACATCAACATCGCGTGGCACGACCAGGGCATGGGCGATGGCGAGTACATGGCGGCATTCCAAAAGATTGTTATGCCAATTGGCCACGAGTTCAACCCCGACCTGGTTATCATCTCTGCCGGTTTCGACGCTGCCGCCGGAGATGAGCTCGGCGCTTGCTTCGTGTCGCCTGCCTGTTACGCTCACATGACACACATGTTGATGTCTCTGGCGGGCGGCAAGGTTGCCGTTTGTTTGGAGGGTGGTTACAATCTGACTGCCATCTCCAAATCGGCCCTGGCTGTCGCTCAAACCCTCATGGGCGAACCACCCCCGCAGATGCAGATTCCAAGAATCAGCAGGGAAGCCAGCAAAGTCCTGGCCAAGGTCCAAGCTTACCAGGCTCCCTATTGGGAGTGCATGCGGCCGGGCATCATCGACGTTACAGAGATGACCAAGAACGACTCGTCTCGCCTGCACGACGTGATCAGATCCTCACAAAAAGAGAAGTTATCCAAGTACGGCATGCTCCCGTTGTATATCCAACGAGACATCATCTTTAGGTCATTTGAGAACCAAGTGTTGGTGACGAAGGGCGTGCAGTCCGCGAAGAAGCTGCTGTTGATTGTACATGACCCTCCCGAGCTGCATGGGCAGCCGGATCCCCTTGATAACTCTCTCGAGCCACACAATTCTTGGGTC TCTGATGGTGTGGCCAAGTACATTGACTGGGCTTGCAACAATGACTTTGGGGTCATTGATATCAACGTCCCCCCCTACATTACCCGAACAGACGACACGGAGCACTTCACCCCGAGAATGGACGAGAAGACTCTCCAAATGCATCTTCAAGAGCTGATGTGTTACATCTGGGACAACTACCTCCAGCTCTACGACGGGGCAGACGAGATCTACCTGATGGGGGTGGGTAATGCTTACCTCGGGATCAAGGTCCTGTTGATCAACAGAA ACGTCCGCAACCGAATCGCTGGCATAGTAAACTTTGTGGACGGCAGTCTCCGGCCTGTCAAGTCGGACGTGGACGAGGACTTGTCGTCATGGTACAAGGACAACTCACAGGTCTACGTTGCTAACGACCACGCCTGCTGGTCGGACCCGGATCTTACTAGGAAGGTGATGAAGAGGCGGTTCGGGAATGCCATCAGGAGCGAGGTGAATGGGTTGGCGCCGATGATGAATACGCATTTTAAGGATGTGCTGCGGTTTATTGCTGAGCAGGCGAGGAAGCTTCACGGGGGGGAGACgacggaggatgaggggaataggagggggtga
- a CDS encoding hypothetical protein (EggNog:ENOG503P52I) has product MCFFLRIFCADFFLVDQSVDTDDRDDRYEDGEVRRYGAGESYRPYNRDRSPPPRPRSPMRDRGRTPPGGPDSYVPGRPSPRRRSRSVDRFRDRSRDRGAPQRWRRSRSRGRTDLHRGSPRRSPMRRSPPPRFMSPRRDDRRDDRRDDRRDIDRRDDRRDDRRFDDRRDDRRDDRRDDRDERPRSPLPRRDLDIRRRSRSPFDRDRIRRDRSPPLRRSPPAGPRGGGSYRPRSRSPERRDPRDDRYPPAASTFRRQSPPPRDSVNTSVINSHSGSGRSSPRPPSRRGRDDRSRPQSPAPRSPPRPPSMRAPTPVQTSAPPPPRETPRQAPPQPSPQQPVQLTMQPAPRPAITEINSTPMRSPPRAPAALRAPPTGPAASRNFTSPVAPIPQHSTPQIPPSGPARDTTSPSIPPSGPRGYIAPSPRGNFTPRNSIGGGGRGINPSSWGPPNSVSRNNNHPSHLPPRQTSSPTIPTPTGPSSIPTGPRSAGGSISGPSHNGPPSTGVASPSPSTPSISLPPPTGPSAGVNTNRPFNPPTGPALSSPQPPRATLAQNLMSTLPPLLPPGSGGKLDLSMATIDEKDPHYRKMKEDEERLREELKVRQEKLRKSMRVWDRMERESKGCELKSELSERSLRGLSGEGQGGAF; this is encoded by the exons atgtgtttttttcttcgtattttttGTGCCGATTTTTTTCTCGTTGATCAAAGCGTTGATACTGACGATCGTGACGACAGATACGAGGACGGCGAAGTCAGAAGGTACGGTGCAGGTGAATCTTATCGACCTTACAACCGTGACcgatcacctcccccacgaCCACGCAGTCCCATGAGGGATCGCGGTCGCACCCCGCCGGGAGGTCCCGACAGCTATGTCCCCGGCAGACCGTCTCCTCGACGCAGGTCACGCAGTGTTGATCGCTTCCGCGACAGATCAAGAGATCGTGGTGCCCCTCAGCGTTGGCGTCGTAGCAGAAGTCGAGGAAGAACCGACTTGCATCGTGGttctccaagaagaagcccaatGAGAAGatcgccgcctcctcggTTCATGTCTCCTCGGCGAGACGACCGCCGTGATGACCGGCGAGATGACCGGCGCGACATTGACAGAAGAGACGATCGCCGAGATGACAGGCGATTTGACGACAG AAGAGATGATCGCAGAGACGACAGAAGAGATGATCGAGATGAGCGCCCTCGTTCTCCTCTCCCGCGTCGCGACTTGGACATCAG ACGCAGGTCCCGCTCGCCTTTTGACAGAGACAGAATTCGCCGGGACCGTTCTCCCCCTCTGAGACGTTCTCCTCCAGCCGGTCCCCGCGGCGGAGGTTCTTATCGTCCTCGCTCTCGTTCTCCGGAACGTCGAGACCCTCGCGATGACAGATATCCTCCTGCTGCCTCGACCTTCCGTCGCCAgtcaccgccgccccggGATTCCGTCAACACTTCGGTAATCAACTCTCACAGCGGCTCTGGTAGATCCTCTCCGcggcctccttctcgtcgtGGCCGGGACGATCGGTCTCGACCTCAGTCTCCCGCGCCCAGGTCTCCGCCTCGTCCGCCCTCCATGAGAGCGCCAACTCCCGTACAAACTtcggctcctcccccgcccagAGAGACCCCCAGACAGGCCCCCCCGCAGCCTTCGCCACAGCAGCCTGTCCAGTTGACTATGCAGCCAGCCCCAAGGCCAGCGATTACAGAGATCAATTCTACTCCCATGCGCTCTCCTCCCCGGGCCCCGGCAGCGCTTAGAGCCCCTCCCACCGGCCCGGCCGCCTCCCGCAacttcacctcccccgtgGCACCCATCCCGCAACACTCGACCCCTCAAATCCCCCCGAGCGGCCCAGCCCGGGATACTACTAGTCCTAGCATCCCGCCCTCCGGACCCCGCGGCTACAttgctccctcccccagaGGCAACTTCACCCCTCGCAACAGCAtcggtggaggaggccgcGGCATCAACCCTTCCTCCTGGGGCCCGCCCAACTCTGTCTCTAggaacaacaaccacccctcccatcttccacctcgacaaacctcctcccctaccaTCCCCACCCCGACCGgtccctcctccatcccgaCAGGTCCCCGCTCAGCAGGGGGTAGCATCTCGGGCCCCTCCCACAATggccccccctccaccggcgtagcctccccctccccctccaccccctccatctccctcccccctcctacCGGCCCCTCCGCTGgtgtcaacaccaacaggccgttcaacccccccaccggGCCCGCCTTATCCTCCCCGCAACCCCCTCGCGCGACGCTGGCTCAGAATCTGATGAGTACCTtgccccctctccttcccccggGCAGTGGCGGGAAATTAGACCTCTCAATGGCAACAATAGACGAGAAGGACCCCCACTACAGAAAAATgaaagaagacgaggaaaggctgagggaggagttgaaggtGCGACAAGAAAAATTAAGGAAGAGCATGAGGGTGTGGGAccggatggagagggagagtaAGGGGTGCGAGTTGAAGAGTGAGCTGAGTgagaggagtttgagggggctgagtggggaggggcagggaggTGCTTTTTAG
- a CDS encoding hypothetical protein (COG:G; EggNog:ENOG503NUCI) translates to MTVKVGINGFGRIGRIVFRNAVEHPDVEIVAVNDPFIEPKYAEYMLKYDSTHGVFKGTIEVSGSDLIVNGKTVKFYTERDPSAIPWKDTGAEYIVESTGVFTTTEKASAHLKGGAKRVIISAPSADAPMYVMGVNEKTYDGKAAVISNASCTTNCLAPLAKVVNDKFGIVEGLMTTVHSYTATQKTVDGPSAKDWRGGRGAAQNIIPSSTGAAKAVGKVIPELNGKLTGMAFRVPTSNVSVVDLTCRLEKPASYETIKAALKEASEGELKGILGYTEDEIVSSDLNGNANSSIFDAKAGISLNDNFVKLVSWYDNEWGYSRRVLDLLSYVAKYDASH, encoded by the exons ATGACTGTCAAGGTTGGCATCAACGGTTTCGGCCGCATTGGCCGTATCGTCTTCCGCAATGCGGTTGAGCACCCCGACGTCGAGATCGTTGCCGTTAACGACCCCTTCATTGAGCCCAAGTACGCT GAGTACATGCTCAAGTACGACTCTACCCACGGCGTCTTCAAGGGCACCATTGAGGTCTCCGGCAGCGATCTGATCGTCAACGGCAAGACCGTCAAGTTCTACACTGAGCGCGACCCCTCTGCCATCCCCTGGAAGGACACCGGCGCCGAGTACATCGTCGAGTCCACCGgtgtcttcaccaccaccgagaaGGCTAGCGCCCACTTGAAGGGTGGTGCCAAGCGCGTCATCATCTCTGCCCCCTCGGCCGATGCCCCCATGTACGTGATGGGTGTCAACGAGAAGACCTACGACGGCAAGGCCGCTGtcatctccaacgcctcTTGCACCACCAACTGCCTGGCTCCCCTCGCCAAGGTTGTCAACGACAAGTTCGGCATCGTTGAGGGTCTCATGACCACCGTCCACTCCTACACTGCCACCCAGAAGACCGTCGATGGTCCCTCGGCCAAGGACTGGCGCGGTGGCCGTGGCGCTGCTCAGAACATcatccccagcagcaccggTGCCGCCAAGGCCGTCGGCAAGGTTATCCCCGAGCTCAACGGCAAGCTTACCGGCATGGCCTTCCGTGTTCCCACCTCCAACGTCTCCGTTGTCGACCTCACCTGCCGTCTCGAGAAGCCCGCCAGCTACGAGACCATCAAGGCCGCCCTCAAGGAGGCTTCCGAGGGTGAGCTCAAGGGCATTCTCGGCTACACCGAGGACGAGATTGTCTCCTCTGACCTCAACGGCAATGCCAACTCTTCCATCTTCGACGCCAAGGCTGGTATCTCCCTGAACGACAACTTTGTCAAGCTTGTCTCCTGGTACGACAACGAGTGGGGCTACAGCAGACGTGTGctcgacctcctctcctATGTCGCCAAGTATGATGCTTCTCATTAA
- a CDS encoding hypothetical protein (COG:A; EggNog:ENOG503PBW9), with product MAGDSLGATCAKRRSCKVPYTTLCHLFTIAMAQSRPIMRFGKSRNEFCKILFTVDLNSAVDDVANRIVRLYQELGRKKKMTSQRWRDIDSCCPRSPRCRRNSMS from the coding sequence ATGGCAGGGGATTCACTCGGTGCCACCTGTGCAAAAAGAAGATCATGTAAGGTACCTTATACAACCCTATGCCACCTTTTTACGATCGCAATGGCCCAGTCTCGTCCGATCATGCGCTTCGGCAAGTCGCGCAATGAGTTCTGCAAGATTCTCTTCACCGTCGATCTGAACAGCGCAGTGGACGATGTTGCCAACCGGATTGTCCGTCTCTACCAAGAGCTcggaagaaagaagaagatgacgagtCAACGATGGAGAGATATTGACAGCTGCTGTCCGAGAAGCCCCCGATGTCGTCGAAACTCGATGTCTTAA
- a CDS encoding hypothetical protein (EggNog:ENOG503P9U1): MVFDAMVEEDKELASLVRKQKRGKWSDEEKEHLIELTNNRRRIDIESIARQIGRGPGAVRYQLRLMAKEKSAELGNDAVSFSAALLNKGLGKEEQSILEARMCQIIDRLLEEGDVTTQ; the protein is encoded by the coding sequence ATGGTATTTGATGCTATGGTGGAAGAAGATAAAGAGCTGGCGAGCCTGGTGCGGAAGCAGAAACGTGGGAAATGGTCGGATGAAGAGAAGGAGCACCTAATCGAACTCACCAATAACCGCCGAAGAATTGACATCGAATCCATCGCACGCCAAATCGGTCGAGGACCAGGAGCCGTTAGATACCAGTTACGGTTGAtggcaaaggaaaagagtGCGGAACTGGGAAACGACGCCGTTTCTTTCTCGGCAGCGCTTTTGAACAAAGGTCTCGGAAAGGAAGAGCAATCCATCCTCGAGGCACGAATGTGCCAAATCATCGACCGactgctggaggagggcgacgTTACAACCCAATAG